Proteins found in one Afipia sp. P52-10 genomic segment:
- a CDS encoding EthD family reductase: MIKSISFLARKPGLSREDFVRHWLDVHVPMCHAVPGLRGYAVSAIVEQQSRPDVSVLPMGEFDGVAQVWFDSLEARAAAGASAEGKRWHADGGTIIGGIRMFVTKEYAVVPLSANRPRYKTLSVIKRRDGLTSEQFHHEWRDIHAPMAQAVPELRGFTLSEVVEEQFRADIAPFKLDGPVDGFTESWWDSPQSRARMVASDEGKAWFAHGSTFIGHIRSVLLEERVIVPVQASAAA, encoded by the coding sequence TTGATCAAATCGATTTCGTTTTTGGCGCGGAAACCGGGGTTGTCGCGTGAGGATTTCGTCCGGCATTGGCTCGATGTGCATGTGCCGATGTGCCATGCGGTGCCCGGGCTGCGGGGTTACGCGGTGTCCGCCATTGTCGAGCAGCAATCGCGTCCCGATGTTTCGGTTCTGCCGATGGGTGAGTTCGATGGCGTTGCGCAAGTATGGTTCGATAGCCTGGAGGCGCGGGCAGCCGCCGGTGCATCGGCGGAAGGCAAACGCTGGCATGCAGACGGCGGCACCATTATCGGCGGCATCCGTATGTTCGTGACCAAGGAGTACGCCGTCGTGCCCTTGTCAGCAAACCGTCCACGTTACAAGACGCTATCGGTGATCAAGCGTCGAGACGGTTTGACGTCCGAGCAATTTCATCACGAGTGGCGCGACATTCACGCGCCGATGGCGCAGGCGGTACCTGAGCTGCGGGGCTTTACCTTATCGGAGGTGGTCGAGGAGCAATTTCGCGCTGACATCGCTCCGTTTAAGCTCGATGGTCCGGTCGATGGCTTCACGGAAAGCTGGTGGGACAGTCCGCAATCGCGCGCGCGGATGGTCGCGTCGGACGAAGGCAAGGCCTGGTTCGCGCACGGTTCAACCTTCATCGGTCATATCCGCAGCGTGCTGCTGGAAGAGCGGGTGATCGTACCGGTGCAGGCTAGCGCGGCGGCATAG
- the hutX gene encoding heme utilization cystosolic carrier protein HutX has translation MLSTDLAELKAFMADNTGAVIEDVARDRKVTPRAVIEALPEGMVRVGKGDQFVPVMQDIAAWGDVTLIVHTDDAIFEFSGAVPRGEIGRGYFNLMQPKGLHGHLRHERCGGVAFVERPFFGKSSAFIAFFNVDGGIMFKVFVGRDENRELKADQLERFRKLAASLT, from the coding sequence ATGTTGAGCACCGATCTTGCCGAACTGAAGGCATTCATGGCCGACAACACCGGTGCGGTGATCGAAGACGTCGCGCGTGACCGCAAGGTGACGCCACGGGCGGTGATCGAGGCACTTCCGGAAGGCATGGTCCGTGTCGGCAAGGGCGACCAGTTCGTCCCGGTCATGCAGGACATCGCCGCATGGGGCGATGTCACGTTGATCGTGCATACAGATGATGCGATCTTCGAATTCTCCGGCGCGGTGCCACGCGGCGAGATCGGCCGCGGCTACTTCAACCTGATGCAGCCGAAGGGGTTGCATGGACACTTGCGCCATGAACGCTGTGGTGGTGTTGCATTCGTCGAGCGTCCGTTCTTCGGCAAATCGTCGGCGTTCATCGCATTTTTTAACGTTGATGGCGGCATCATGTTCAAAGTGTTCGTCGGGCGTGACGAGAACCGCGAATTGAAGGCGGATCAACTTGAACGCTTCCGCAAACTGGCGGCGTCATTGACTTAA
- a CDS encoding antibiotic biosynthesis monooxygenase: protein MFIAMNRFKVKKGSESAFENVWASRESYLDRMQGFVEFHLLKGPEAEDHTLYSSHTVWSSKANFEAWTKSEEFRKAHARAGNDSSSGSLYLEHPKFEGFEVVQTQRNTSAAA, encoded by the coding sequence ATGTTCATCGCGATGAATCGCTTCAAGGTCAAAAAGGGATCGGAGAGCGCGTTCGAGAACGTCTGGGCGAGCCGGGAGTCGTATCTGGACCGTATGCAGGGCTTCGTCGAATTCCATCTGTTGAAAGGCCCTGAGGCGGAAGACCACACGCTGTATTCGTCGCATACGGTTTGGTCGAGCAAGGCGAACTTCGAGGCGTGGACTAAGTCCGAGGAGTTCCGCAAGGCGCATGCCCGTGCTGGCAACGACTCCTCGTCCGGCTCGCTTTATCTCGAACATCCGAAGTTCGAGGGCTTCGAGGTGGTGCAGACCCAGCGCAACACCAGCGCAGCAGCCTGA